In a single window of the Hippocampus zosterae strain Florida chromosome 6, ASM2543408v3, whole genome shotgun sequence genome:
- the eif4ebp1 gene encoding eukaryotic translation initiation factor 4E-binding protein 1, producing the protein MSTDCQSSNATAIPSSRMVAIHDAEHMPQDYSTTPGGTAFSTTPGGTRIIYDRKFLLGCRSSPLAKTPPRCLPDIPGVTSPPSAGTNEKKASDGELLNNSAEAASNPTGDDAQFEMDI; encoded by the exons ATGTCCACCGACTGCCAGTCGAGCAATGCAACTGCAATCCCGTCGAGCAGGATGGTGGCCATCCACGATGCTGAGCACATGCCCCAAGATTACTCCACTACTCCCGGGGGCACCGCTTTCAGCACCACTCCTGGTG GTACCAGGATTATCTATGACCGAAAGTTCCTGCTGGGGTGTCGCAGCTCTCCTCTGGCCAAGACCCCTCCGCGATGCCTTCCAGACATTCCCGGTGTGACAAGTCCCCCCTCCGCCGGAACCAATGAGAAGAAGGCCAGCGATGGAGAACTACTAAACAACAGCGCTGAAGCTGCAAGCAACCCCACTG GTGATGATGCACAGTTTGAAATGGACATCTGA